A single Pan troglodytes isolate AG18354 chromosome X, NHGRI_mPanTro3-v2.0_pri, whole genome shotgun sequence DNA region contains:
- the CMC4 gene encoding cx9C motif-containing protein 4, translating into MPQKDPCQKQACEIQKCLQANSYMESKCQAVIQELRKCCAQYPKGRSVVCSGFEKEEEEKLTLKSASK; encoded by the exons ATGCCGCAGAAGGATCCGTGCCAGAAGCAAGCCTGTGAGATACAGAAATGTTTACAAG CCAACAGCTACATGGAATCAAAGTGTCAGGCTGTCATCCAAGAACTGCGTAAGTGTTGTGCTCAGTATCCCAAGGGAAGATCTGTCGTCTGTTCAGGatttgaaaaagaagaggaagaaaagctaACACTGAAGTCTGCATCAAAGTAA
- the MTCP1 gene encoding protein p13 MTCP-1 — MAGEDVGAPPDHLWVHQEGIYRDEYQRTWVAVVEEETSFLRARVQQIQVPLGDAARPSHLLTSQLPLMWQLYPEERYMDNNSRLWQIQHHLMVRGVQELLLKLLPDD; from the exons ATGGCAGGAGAGGATGTGGGGGCTCCACCCGATCACCTCTGGGTTCACCAAGAGGGTATCTACCGCGACGAATACCAGCGCACGTGGGTGGCCGTCGTGGAAGAG gagACGAGTTTCCTAAGGGCACGAGTCCAGCAAATTCAGGTTCCCTTAGGTGACGCAGCTAGGCCAAGTCACCTTCTTACCTCCCAGCTACCTCTCATGTGGCAACTCTACCCGGAGGAGCGCTACATGGATAACAACTCTCGCTTGTGGCAGATACAGCATCATTTAATG GTCAGGGGAGTACAGGAGCTGTTGCTTAAGCTTTTGCCTGATGACTAA